Proteins encoded by one window of Deinococcus yavapaiensis KR-236:
- the metK gene encoding methionine adenosyltransferase, with translation MRKYYTSESVSEGHPDKLADFISDSILDEFLRQEPSARVAVETLVTTGMAVVAGEVTAQTAHVDVQRVVREAVEKVGYVRAKYGFDADYSAVLVSLHEQSPDIAGGVNASEEWRAMSDAERTLPQNAFSHIGAGDQGLMFGYATNETPELMPLPITLAHKLTRRLAELRKAGTIKYLRPDAKAQVTVVREDDRVWVDTIVISTQHDEEVPQDEIRDDMIEHVIRAVVPQELLRDDTKYFINPSGKFVIGGPHGDTGLTGRKIIVDTYGGAVPHGGGAFSGKDPTKVDRSAAYYARYIAKNIVAAGLADRAMVEVAYAIGRANPVSMRVDTFGTGKLDDAKLAEIVGRHFDARPQAIIANLGLQRPIYAQTAAYGHFGRPEFPWEQTDKVEALQAEL, from the coding sequence ATGCGCAAGTACTACACCTCGGAATCGGTGTCCGAAGGGCACCCGGACAAGCTCGCGGACTTCATCTCCGACTCGATCCTCGACGAGTTCCTGCGTCAGGAACCCAGCGCTCGCGTCGCCGTGGAGACGCTCGTCACGACGGGCATGGCGGTCGTCGCCGGTGAAGTGACCGCGCAAACCGCGCACGTCGACGTGCAGCGCGTCGTACGCGAGGCGGTCGAGAAGGTCGGATACGTGCGCGCGAAGTACGGCTTCGACGCGGACTACTCGGCTGTCCTCGTGAGTCTGCACGAACAAAGCCCCGACATCGCGGGCGGCGTGAACGCCTCGGAAGAGTGGCGCGCGATGAGCGACGCCGAACGAACCTTGCCTCAAAACGCCTTCAGCCACATCGGCGCGGGCGATCAAGGCTTGATGTTCGGGTACGCGACCAACGAGACCCCCGAACTCATGCCCTTGCCGATCACCCTCGCGCACAAGCTCACCCGCCGCCTCGCCGAGCTTCGCAAAGCGGGCACCATCAAGTACCTGCGTCCGGACGCCAAGGCGCAAGTGACGGTCGTGCGTGAAGATGACCGCGTGTGGGTCGACACCATCGTGATTTCCACCCAGCACGACGAGGAAGTCCCGCAAGACGAAATTCGCGACGACATGATCGAGCACGTCATTCGCGCCGTCGTTCCTCAAGAACTTCTTCGTGACGACACGAAGTACTTCATCAACCCCAGCGGCAAATTCGTCATCGGAGGGCCGCACGGCGACACGGGCCTCACGGGCCGCAAGATCATCGTGGACACGTACGGCGGCGCGGTGCCTCACGGCGGCGGCGCCTTCAGCGGCAAGGATCCCACGAAGGTCGATCGGTCGGCGGCGTACTACGCGCGCTACATCGCCAAGAACATCGTCGCGGCGGGACTCGCCGACCGCGCCATGGTGGAAGTCGCGTACGCGATCGGACGTGCCAACCCGGTGTCGATGCGCGTCGATACCTTCGGGACGGGCAAGCTTGACGACGCGAAGCTCGCCGAGATCGTGGGCCGTCACTTCGACGCGCGCCCTCAGGCCATCATCGCGAACCTCGGCCTGCAACGCCCGATCTACGCGCAAACGGCCGCGTACGGTCACTTCGGCCGCCCGGAATTTCCCTGGGAGCAGACGGACAAGGTCGAGGCGCTTCAAGCCGAACTTTAA
- a CDS encoding DUF418 domain-containing protein, protein MTAPERALLPDALRGLALGGILLVNLQNFSGLVPWQQTGGDRVAQAFVDFFANGKWISTFAMLFGAGVWLLVRRAGRGREARRLLGLFGLGLAHGFLIWSGDILANYALVGFALLSLIRLPPAVQGVVAVLGFLLGAALFASLTLISGSPQADPSSVGVNFAFASPDITVVSAARIADFNTSLSSSVPFFAPWLLGLFLLGVLFARSGVLTHPDRFRRPLIVTALVTFPLGVLLNVALVRANASDLFKDQVWAVLLRLSGGLTFALLYGALLALLVAGGRGALLRLFANVGRLALSNYLLQSIVCTLVFYGYGWGQYGRWGATACLAFGLGLYAVQIALSALCLTRFDRGPAESLLRGFYRSRPVKDAP, encoded by the coding sequence GTGACGGCCCCCGAACGCGCCCTGCTGCCCGACGCCCTGCGAGGCTTGGCCCTCGGGGGGATCTTGCTCGTCAACCTACAGAACTTCTCGGGGCTCGTGCCGTGGCAGCAGACGGGCGGCGACCGCGTCGCGCAAGCGTTCGTCGACTTTTTCGCGAACGGCAAGTGGATCTCCACCTTCGCGATGCTGTTCGGAGCGGGCGTGTGGCTGCTCGTACGGCGGGCCGGGCGAGGGCGCGAAGCGCGGCGGCTGCTCGGCTTGTTCGGCCTCGGCCTCGCCCACGGCTTCTTGATCTGGTCGGGCGACATCCTCGCGAACTACGCGCTCGTCGGCTTCGCCCTGCTGTCGCTGATTCGCTTGCCGCCCGCCGTGCAAGGCGTGGTCGCCGTCCTCGGCTTTCTGCTGGGCGCGGCACTGTTCGCGTCGCTTACCTTGATTTCCGGCTCGCCGCAAGCGGACCCGAGCTCGGTCGGCGTGAACTTCGCCTTCGCGAGTCCCGACATCACCGTCGTGAGCGCGGCGCGCATCGCCGACTTCAACACCAGCTTGTCGTCGAGCGTTCCCTTCTTCGCGCCGTGGCTGCTGGGGCTCTTCTTGCTGGGCGTTCTCTTCGCGCGAAGCGGCGTGCTCACACATCCGGATCGCTTCCGCCGCCCCTTGATCGTCACGGCCCTCGTGACGTTCCCGCTCGGCGTGCTGCTCAACGTCGCACTCGTGCGCGCGAACGCGTCCGACCTCTTCAAGGATCAGGTGTGGGCCGTGCTGCTGCGTCTCTCGGGCGGCCTCACCTTCGCCTTGCTGTACGGGGCCCTGCTCGCCCTGCTCGTCGCGGGCGGTCGCGGCGCGCTCCTGAGGCTCTTCGCGAACGTCGGCCGCCTCGCGCTCAGCAACTACTTGCTGCAATCGATCGTGTGTACCCTCGTCTTCTACGGCTACGGCTGGGGACAGTACGGACGGTGGGGCGCGACGGCGTGCCTCGCGTTCGGACTCGGGCTGTATGCCGTGCAAATCGCTTTGAGCGCGCTTTGCCTGACGCGCTTCGACCGGGGACCGGCAGAAAGCCTGCTTCGGGGGTTTTACCGAAGCAGGCCCGTGAAGGACGCGCCTTAA
- a CDS encoding GGDEF domain-containing protein — MTSPDLSFASLIIAVLAVMTASYALFLALTRPSYPGWRAWAASILLGSIGFAVVSVRSPSTLLFSVLVGNGLVALSGVLAVTAYRRFIGVRRTIERAWMCAVPPLLLSLAWLTIVTPAARVRVVLMGVYSVSVALALIVLCLRGAARQQGWRSGYLLNVLVFAAYLALLAPRTFEALGTPSALLNALTFSPLAVALYVMAPLVATTGGTFALLLLHDDRRRMEVAALHAHLGALSETDGLTGLVNRRGLEARFRVEVTHADSRPLSFALVDIDHFKRINDEHGHLVGDRCLKRLTDALRRASRSSDCLARYGGEEFVLLLPGANVTQARATLRRVQDMLRLESHPIPSFTISAGVAACRTDDAFSTAFDRADRLLYSAKRAGRDRVHGSDDAFSNPSTVD; from the coding sequence ATGACGTCACCGGACCTCTCGTTCGCCTCTCTGATCATCGCCGTGCTCGCCGTCATGACGGCGAGCTATGCGTTGTTCTTGGCCTTGACGCGCCCGTCGTACCCGGGGTGGCGCGCGTGGGCGGCGAGCATTCTGCTCGGATCGATCGGCTTCGCGGTCGTGAGCGTGCGCTCGCCGAGCACCTTGTTGTTCTCGGTGCTCGTCGGCAACGGGCTCGTCGCCCTGAGCGGCGTGCTCGCCGTGACGGCGTATCGACGCTTCATCGGCGTGCGGCGGACGATCGAGCGCGCGTGGATGTGCGCCGTGCCGCCCTTGCTGCTGAGTCTCGCGTGGCTCACGATCGTCACGCCCGCCGCGCGCGTGCGTGTCGTATTGATGGGCGTGTACAGCGTCTCGGTGGCCCTCGCCCTCATCGTCTTGTGTCTGCGCGGCGCGGCGCGGCAGCAAGGGTGGCGCTCCGGATACCTGCTGAACGTGCTCGTGTTCGCGGCGTACCTCGCGCTTCTCGCACCTCGAACCTTCGAGGCGCTCGGCACGCCGAGCGCCTTGCTGAATGCCTTGACCTTCTCGCCCCTGGCGGTCGCGCTGTACGTGATGGCGCCCCTCGTCGCCACCACGGGCGGCACCTTCGCTTTGCTGCTGCTGCACGACGATCGGCGCCGCATGGAGGTCGCGGCGCTGCACGCCCATCTCGGCGCGCTGAGCGAAACGGACGGCTTGACGGGCCTCGTGAACCGCCGAGGCTTGGAGGCGCGCTTTCGCGTCGAGGTGACGCATGCCGATTCCCGTCCCTTGAGTTTCGCGCTCGTGGACATCGACCACTTCAAGCGCATCAACGACGAGCACGGTCACCTCGTCGGTGATCGCTGCTTGAAACGGCTGACCGACGCGCTTCGCCGCGCGTCGCGCTCGTCGGACTGCCTCGCGCGATACGGCGGCGAGGAGTTCGTGCTGCTTTTGCCGGGCGCGAACGTCACGCAAGCGCGCGCGACGCTTCGGCGCGTGCAAGACATGTTGCGGCTCGAGTCTCACCCGATTCCAAGCTTCACGATCAGCGCGGGCGTCGCCGCGTGCCGAACGGACGACGCATTTTCGACGGCGTTCGATCGCGCGGACCGACTGCTGTACTCGGCGAAGCGCGCGGGTCGCGACCGTGTGCACGGGAGCGACGACGCGTTTTCGAATCCGTCGACGGTGGACTGA
- a CDS encoding phytoene desaturase family protein — MSHDYDVLVMGAGHNALVTAAYAAKAGFKVGVFERRHVAGGAVSTEELVPGYRFDYGGSAHILIRMTPIPRELELSRFGLHYLELDPLFHASDGETPWFVWRDVDKTAAGLENLFPGQGEAYTRFIDEWKPFAQSVNEMFLSAPSPLEIGRKMIFRGNGAAWQRQLRRILRPYGEVAAEYFSEERVRAPLVWMAAQSGPPPSEPISAPFLLWHPLYHEGGVARPKGGSGGLTKALVRAVEAYGGEVHLNAPVENIVVRGGRAVGVRLHDGREVTARSVVSGTHVLTTARALPDEFVPDAAREVRVGNGFGMVLRLALKEKVKYRQHHEPESRVGLGLLIKNERQLHKAYGEYLAGEPTRDPPLIAMSFSAVDDSLAPPHGEVLWLWAQYYPYELASGSWDERAAQVRNWIVDAFEHYAPGTKDNIVGELVQTPLWLERNLGLFRGNVMHLEMTIDQMFALRPFMGASGYRWPTVKGLYLTGASTHPGGGIMGASGRNAARVLLADLSRRKI, encoded by the coding sequence ATGAGCCACGACTACGACGTGTTGGTGATGGGCGCGGGGCACAACGCCCTCGTGACGGCGGCGTACGCCGCGAAAGCGGGCTTCAAGGTCGGCGTGTTCGAGCGGCGGCACGTCGCGGGCGGCGCCGTCAGCACCGAGGAACTCGTGCCCGGCTACCGCTTCGATTACGGCGGCAGCGCGCACATCCTCATTCGCATGACCCCTATTCCGAGGGAATTGGAGCTGTCGCGCTTCGGGCTGCACTACCTCGAACTCGACCCGTTGTTTCACGCGTCCGACGGCGAAACGCCTTGGTTCGTGTGGCGAGACGTCGACAAGACGGCGGCGGGCTTGGAGAATCTCTTTCCCGGGCAGGGCGAGGCGTACACGCGGTTCATCGACGAGTGGAAGCCGTTCGCGCAAAGCGTGAACGAGATGTTCCTGAGCGCGCCGTCACCGCTGGAAATCGGACGCAAGATGATCTTTCGCGGAAACGGCGCGGCGTGGCAGCGGCAACTGCGCCGGATTTTGCGCCCTTACGGCGAGGTCGCGGCGGAATACTTCTCCGAGGAGCGCGTGCGCGCGCCCCTCGTGTGGATGGCCGCTCAAAGCGGGCCGCCTCCCAGCGAGCCGATCTCCGCGCCGTTCTTGTTGTGGCACCCCCTCTACCACGAGGGCGGCGTGGCGAGGCCGAAGGGCGGCTCGGGCGGTCTCACGAAGGCCCTCGTGCGAGCGGTCGAGGCGTACGGCGGTGAAGTCCACTTGAACGCGCCCGTCGAGAACATCGTCGTTCGAGGCGGCCGAGCGGTCGGCGTTCGACTGCACGACGGCCGGGAAGTCACGGCGAGAAGCGTCGTGAGCGGCACGCACGTTCTCACCACCGCGCGGGCCCTGCCCGACGAGTTCGTGCCGGACGCGGCGCGGGAAGTGCGCGTCGGAAACGGATTCGGGATGGTGCTGCGGCTCGCCCTCAAGGAGAAGGTGAAGTACCGCCAGCACCACGAACCCGAGTCGCGCGTCGGGCTCGGACTGCTCATCAAGAACGAGCGGCAACTTCACAAGGCGTACGGCGAGTACCTCGCGGGCGAGCCGACGCGCGATCCGCCCCTCATTGCCATGAGCTTTTCTGCCGTGGACGACTCGCTCGCGCCGCCTCACGGAGAAGTGCTGTGGCTGTGGGCGCAGTACTACCCGTACGAACTCGCGAGCGGCTCGTGGGACGAGCGCGCGGCGCAAGTGAGAAACTGGATCGTGGACGCGTTCGAGCACTACGCGCCCGGCACGAAGGACAACATCGTCGGCGAACTCGTTCAGACGCCGCTGTGGTTGGAGCGCAACCTCGGCTTGTTTCGCGGAAACGTCATGCACTTGGAGATGACGATCGACCAGATGTTCGCTCTGCGGCCCTTCATGGGCGCGAGCGGCTACCGCTGGCCGACCGTGAAGGGCCTGTACCTCACGGGCGCGAGCACGCATCCCGGTGGAGGCATCATGGGCGCGTCGGGAAGGAACGCGGCTCGGGTGCTGCTCGCCGATCTCTCTCGGAGGAAGATTTGA
- a CDS encoding carotenoid biosynthesis protein gives MNAAARTRVLGAAAWLGVAFAGALLLRLGEAAVLGGMLASGGALLSVLWAFGGDLLGRAEWTSEASSRLAWLRRNVEPWMVLVAVSALLRVPVPLWPEGFALIATAQTVLLALAALSWAWKRVGRRALLLFAACFVLGLAVEIAGSRAGFLFGSYDYDPPGPKVLGVPLLVPLGWWWMTLAALALSNGKPVLAGALMVALDVGLEPLMTTYGFWSWAPGGTSYYGVPWTNFLGWFVVGALLSWLILRLTPIVLTRGTTFRVAYLVELFFLPAGLLLLGKFGAALLTLVLMGGGAWISSKAAFAR, from the coding sequence TTGAACGCCGCCGCGCGAACGCGAGTGCTCGGCGCGGCGGCGTGGCTCGGCGTCGCGTTCGCCGGGGCGCTTCTGCTGCGCCTCGGCGAGGCGGCGGTCCTCGGCGGCATGCTGGCGAGCGGCGGCGCGCTTTTGTCGGTCCTTTGGGCGTTCGGCGGCGACTTGCTCGGGCGCGCCGAATGGACGAGCGAGGCGTCGTCGCGTCTGGCGTGGCTGCGCCGAAACGTCGAGCCGTGGATGGTGCTCGTCGCCGTGTCCGCCCTGCTGCGCGTTCCCGTACCGCTGTGGCCCGAAGGCTTCGCGTTGATCGCCACGGCGCAGACGGTCCTGCTCGCCCTCGCCGCCTTGTCCTGGGCTTGGAAGCGCGTCGGACGCCGAGCGCTGTTGCTGTTCGCCGCGTGCTTCGTCCTCGGACTCGCCGTGGAGATCGCCGGCAGTCGAGCGGGCTTTTTGTTCGGCTCGTACGACTACGATCCGCCCGGTCCGAAGGTGCTCGGTGTGCCCCTGCTCGTTCCGCTGGGCTGGTGGTGGATGACGCTCGCCGCCCTCGCGCTCTCGAACGGCAAGCCGGTGCTCGCCGGGGCGCTCATGGTCGCGCTCGACGTCGGGCTCGAGCCTTTGATGACGACGTACGGCTTTTGGTCTTGGGCGCCGGGCGGCACGTCCTACTACGGGGTGCCGTGGACGAACTTCCTGGGTTGGTTCGTCGTCGGAGCGCTGCTGAGCTGGCTGATCTTGCGGCTCACGCCGATCGTCTTGACGCGCGGCACGACTTTTCGCGTCGCGTACCTCGTGGAGTTGTTCTTTCTTCCGGCGGGCTTGCTGCTTCTCGGAAAGTTCGGAGCGGCGCTGCTGACACTCGTACTGATGGGAGGTGGCGCGTGGATCTCGTCGAAAGCGGCTTTCGCACGCTGA